One window of Labeo rohita strain BAU-BD-2019 unplaced genomic scaffold, IGBB_LRoh.1.0 scaffold_1016, whole genome shotgun sequence genomic DNA carries:
- the LOC127157229 gene encoding epidermal differentiation-specific protein-like, with translation MSKIIVFSKEDFEGRTAEFKNDVHNLEEKGFNNVISSLKVIGAPWVAYYDKNFTGKQRVFEEGEYATLDDKGMFSSFKIITDDLDNPEIQLFEHVGYQGRSVTLHKETSLHEIDFSDIASSHKVKGGVWVIYEHVNRQGAQLVSFPGDEVPSYFPLSFNDVASHVRPLLPKP, from the coding sequence ATGAGCAAGATCATTGTTTTTAGCAAAGAGGACTTTGAGGGCAGAACAGCCGAATTCAAGAACGATGTCCACAACTTAGAAGAAAAGGGCTTCAACAATGTCATCTCATCTCTCAAAGTCATTGGCGCACCATGGGTAGCGTATTATGACAAGAACTTCACTGGAAAGCAACGTGTTTTTGAGGAAGGAGAGTATGCTACCCTTGATGACAAAGGAATGTTTTCTTCCTTCAAGATCATCACAGATGACCTGGACAACCCTGAAATCCAGCTGTTTGAACATGTGGGCTATCAAGGAAGAAGCGTGACCCTACACAAAGAAACCAGTCTTCACGAAATTGATTTCAGTGACATTGCTTCTTCCCACAAAGTGAAAGGTGGTGTCTGGGTGATCTACGAGCACGTCAATCGTCAGGGTGCCCAGCTTGTGTCTTTCCCTGGGGATGAAGTTCCCAGCTATTTCCCACTCTCCTTCAATGATGTGGCCAGCCATGTGCGTCCCTTGCTGCCGAAGCCATAG